In one Balaenoptera musculus isolate JJ_BM4_2016_0621 chromosome 20, mBalMus1.pri.v3, whole genome shotgun sequence genomic region, the following are encoded:
- the NSRP1 gene encoding nuclear speckle splicing regulatory protein 1, translating into MKQTKLEIQKALAEDSTVYEYDSIYDEMQKKKEESNPKLLLGKDRKPKYIHNLLKAVEIRKKEQEKRMEKKIQREREMEKGEFDDKEAFVTSAYKKKLQERAEEEEREKRAAALEARLDVTKQSDLSGFYRHLLNQAVGEEEVPTCSFREARSGIKEEKSKGYSDEVSSENRTPHENCIRQTVVKVEENPDADSDFDAKISEDDEMEEDNKVNCRREKGTETLKNDSRHHRSHTHSRSSSEEREHGTRYHTKSSKSRGHEKREDQHQERQSREDNYYADRDYQKEKKDSHRHREASYRDSHWKRHEQEDRLRGRDQRERSDREWKREKDREKYPSREQERDRQRNDYDRHIEKGGEKEEKSKEKEEHMKARKERYENSDKYRDREKREVSVQSSERNQERAKDRFLNQERANKMRNMEKDKERNPEKPSSSDTSLGAKHRITEECLGTGKEQERPHETVNKFAKRSNEETVMSARDRYLARQMARVNAKTYIEKEDD; encoded by the exons ATGAAACAG accAAACTGGAAATCCAGAAAGCCCTTGCAGAAGATTCTACTGTATATGAATATGACAGTATTTATgatgaaatgcagaaaaaaaaggaagaaagtaatcCAAAATTGCTTTTGGGAAAAGACCGAAAG ccCAAGTACATTCACAACTTACTAAAAGCAGTTGAGATTAgaaaaaaggaacaggaaaaaagaatggaaaagaaaatacaaagagaacGAGAAATGGAAAAGGGAGAATTTGATGATAAAGAGGCATTTGTAACATCTGCTTATAAGAAAAAACTGCAAGAGAGagctgaagaggaagaaagagaaaagagggctGCTGCACTTGAAG CACGTTTGGATGTAACCAAGCAGAGCGATCTCAGTGGATTTTATAGGCACCTATTAAATCAAGCAGTTGGTGAGGAGGAAGTACCTACATGCAGCTTTCGTGAAGCCAG gtctgggataaaagaagagaaatcaaagGGATATTCTGATGAAGTAAGTTCAGAAAACAGAACACCTCATGAGAACTGCATTCGCCAAACTGTTGTGAAAGTAGAGGAAAACCCAGATGCAGACAGTGACTTTGATGCTAAGATCAGTGAGGATGATGAAATGGAAGAAGATAATAAAGTGAACTGCAGAAGGGAAAAGGGCACAGAGACCTTAAAAAATGACTCCAGGCACCACAGGAGTCATACCCACTCACGGTCATCTAGTGAAGAAAGAGAGCATGGTACCAGATACCACACAAAAAGTTCCAAGTCAAGAGGACATGAGAAAAGAGAAGATCAGCACCAAGAGAGACAATCCAGGGAGGACAACTATTACGCTGACCGTgattaccaaaaagaaaagaaggattcCCATAGGCACAGAGAGGCCAGTTACAGAGATTCACACTGGAAGAGGCATGAACAAGAAGATAGACtgagaggaagagaccagagagaaagaagtgatagggaatggaaaagggagaaagacaggGAGAAATACCCGTcaagagaacaagaaagagacagacaacGAAATGATTATGACCGACATattgagaaaggaggagagaaggaagagaaaagcaaagaaaaggaagagcatatgaaagcaaggaaagaaagataTGAAAACAGTGATAAATACAGAGATAGAGAAAAACGAGAAGTAAGTGttcaatcttcagaaagaaatcaagaaaggGCAAAGGATAGGTTCCTTAACCAGGAAAGAGccaataaaatgagaaacatggaaaaggacaaagaaagaaaccCAGAGAAACCCTCTAGTTCTGACACATCACTGGGAGCAAAACACAGAATCACAGAGGAATGCCTAGGGACTGGCAAAGAACAAGAGAGGCCACACGAGACAGTGAACAAGTTTGCAAAGAGGAGCAACGAAGAAACTGTAATGTCAGCGAGAGACAGATACTTGGCCCGGCAAATGGCACGGGTTAATGCAAAGACatatattgagaaagaagatGATTGA